In Papaver somniferum cultivar HN1 chromosome 9, ASM357369v1, whole genome shotgun sequence, the genomic stretch TTGGGTTTTGGAAATCTATTtagttttccaaagattttttatTCTATTTAAGAAGAGTCTTTTAGTGGTGAGGGTATGGTCTCATTCATTCTTTTCTACGATGTATGCTAAATGTTTTCCTCCTCGTCCTCCATGGGAACAAGGTAGTTATTCATGTATTTTTTACCATGATGGTATGTCCTCTGATTCATGTATTGCTTCTTTTTTTCTTGATCCTGTTCTAGATCATCACCAATGTCTTCTCAGGGAGACCTATCTCTTCGCGTGACATCTTTAACCTCGTCTGTTCACCAAGTGATTGTACCTCCTGTTACGGGATCTCGTGTTTATCACAAATTTTCCTTCCACGGGCAAGCTTGGAAACACTTTGTGCATCATTTTCCTCTCCACGGTTAGCCTTGGTAACACTTTATGTGTTAAAGTTCTTCCGGCGATTGGCCTTGGCGACACTTTATGTCGTGCTCGTGTTCGCTCGTTTTGGCTTAGAAACATTTGCTGCTGGAGGTGCTAGGGTATAAAATACTGTTATTTCaaacgtgtatatatatatatatatataccttgccaCGGTTTTATGACGTAGCACCGAAGGCTAGTTGCGTGAAAAGGGGGAAGTGGTGACGTCTCGCTTCGTCGTAAATAATCTATGTGTGTGAAAAAGGGTTGTTCGTGCTCCTGCTCGTGGTCGTTGCTTCAGGCGAGGAATGGATGGCAGGGGATCTGCCGCTGCGAGTGCGATGCTCCTGCGAGGAGGCACTATGTAATATGTATTTTTATGTTGCTCCGAGTGTGTTTGTTTGATTGTTGTATATTCGTATGGCTCTGAGGATTCTCTGTATGCATTGTAAGTCCAATTATGGGTGCCAAAGCCAAGGAGTGATCAGTTCTTATTTGGATGAGGCATTTCTTACAATATTGGGTGTTTATACATAGGGTTTTTTCCTTCTCGCTCTCGCAACTATTTTTTGTCCCTTGCTTTGGGTTATGTTTCCTCTTGGTGACTTGGAGGGTGATATCTCGGCCGGGTGATACCTGCCCCATCCAAGGGCAAGTAGCTCGGTTCTGGATATCTCCTCATGTAGAGGACATCATCCCGATTTTGTGATCGCGATGGCATTACCGTAGGTCTGTTTCCGTGTCGGGTAGCTTAGGTATATTACCTGCATCATTCTTGAGAGAATggaaggtgtggctagcaccATGCCATAGTGGTTTATGGGCTTTAGTAGAATGCGATTATGGTATGAAATAATAGAAAAGACtaataaaacaaagaaaagaaaaagaaaaagaaaaaaatgcgaAAAACAAGAACGATACAATAAAACAAAGCAAACAAAAGGAAATAATTAAGGCAAAAGGTGCTAGTTTATTATTTTTGCAAAAGAGAGTTTAGTAAACTATTAGTACATTATAGAAAGGTTTTGTGACTTGTGTACAGGTAGGGAGTGTGCCCCATTCTAGGATTTTTGAATGATCCTACTAAGCGTGGTAAGCTTTTAAGTATCTGATGTTGCAGGGGCGTTCAAGTTCTACGCCATCGGATTTGAGCAATCTGTATGCTCCATCTCCCGCCTTAGCTAGGACTGTTTGTGAACCTTCCCATACGGGTGCAAATTTTCCTAACTCGCGCTGGGAGGGTGGGATCTCGCGCCAGACTTGGTCGCCTGGGCTAAATTTCCTTTAGTGAACAGGATTATCGTATTCCCGAGCCAATCTTCTGTGGTATTTTTCTATTGTTTGGAGAGCGATTTCTCTGTTCTCCTCCAAGTCGTATAGTTTGGAGAGTATCATGTTGAGGTCAtgttcttctcccatgcctctGTCTTCGTTGTGGGGATCATCGCTTCTGTGGGTGTGATTGCCTTTGTGCCATATGTGAGGGCGAAGGGGGACAATCCTATTGCTTCCCTTTTGATAGTTCGATatgcccataggacattgtgcaaTTGCTCGCACTAGCTAGCTCCATATCCATCAAGcttcttcttgagtatatcgcCGATGGTTTTATTTGTGGCCTCTACCTGGAAATTGCTCTCAGGATATATCGGTGTGGACTTATTTTTTCTGATCTTGAAACAGTTGAACAGAAGATCAATATTTTTCCCGCTTAGTTGGCCCCATTATCGGATACAATGGAAGACGGGATACCATTGTATCCTGAGAAGTAGTATGTGGCTACTATTAGATATTTAATTGGCCGGTGCCGGCTCTTAGTGGTCCGACAATATCAactccccatttggcgaatggccaagGGCTTAGCACGGATTTTAAGTCCATTGATGGTGCATGTCTTCTTTTGCCAAATTTTTGGCATTCGATGCAGGTTTTCGCCATTTGTTTTGAGTCCTCGTTCATGCGAGGCCAAAAACACCCATGTAGTCTTGCTTTGTGGGCTAGGGATCATCCCCCACTATGGTTTCCTGCGTACGTAACCATAATGTATTTCTTTCAATATGCTCTGCCTTTCTGCGAACGAGAGACATCGGAGGAGAGGTCCAAGGTAGGATTGTTTGTACAGTACACCGTCCCGAAGATGGTAATTTCCGGACCTTGATATTATCTTGTGGGCGACAAGTTGGTCACTTGGAAGTGTCCATTGGCTAGATACTTTATGATTGGTGTCCTCCAGTCATCTTCTGGTAGAGTTTCCTCCTGGGCTACTGAGTCCAGAACGAGGATGTCCATGTTTCCTTCCAAAGGGATGGAAGGGAGTAAGACTCTTTCAATTCTAACATTGGTAGCCTCATGGTTTACTTCCATGGAGGCAATGAATGATAAGGCATCAACATATCGGTTGTTAATCCGGTTTAAGTGGCGGAACGTGATGTTTGGTATCTGCTCAATGTAATGCTTGGTGAGTTGATGGTATCGCTACAAGCATGGATCGAAGACTTAGTATGTCCCATCTATTTGTTGGATGACAAGTTGGGAATCGCTTGTTATTCGTACATTTTAGATGCCGAGTGCGATTATCACTCATAGGGCATGTATTAACTCCTCGTACTCAATTATATTGTTGGTGGCGGGGAGTTCAAGTCTCAAACTGTAGACAATCCTTCGGCATGTCGGGGTGGTGAAGACCATTCCGATGCCCGACCCTTCCGAGTTGCACGagccatcgacgaagacttcccaacGATTGGGGTCCTCGGAACGAAGCAGTTCAGGAGGGTCTGCTAATTcatcctccattcctgggattcCTTCGACTTCGTCAGCGTCGTCTATTGGGAAATcagctaagaaatctgcgaccaCCTGGGTCTTAATCGCCGTCTGGGCTTGGTTTTCACACTGAATTGTTCAATTTGGGCTCCCCATTTGGAGATTCTACCTGCTCTGTCGGCATGGTCAAGCACGAATTCTATGGGGGCTTTTGTGATGACTGTTATGGTGTGTGCGTGAAAGTATGTACGCAGTTTCTGCGTTGCGTAAACCAAAGATAGTAccattttttcaatttttgaataatttcTCTCGGCAGATGTCAAAGTCTTGCTGATGAAATAAATTGGTTGCTCCAGTTCTGTGTCTATGCGAGTAAGTATTGCACTGATTGAAGTGTTGGTTGCCGAGAGGTAGATGTAAAGATTTTCGCCTGGGCTGGGTTTTTGGAGAATTGGCAGGGTTgccagatgttctttgattttcttgAAGGCTTCCTCTCAAGCGCTTGTCCATGTGAATTTTTCACCTTTTTTTTAAGGTCTTGAAGAAATCTCTGCATTTGTCAGAGGATCGGGCGATGAACCTACCCAAAGCCGTTAGCCGACCATTTAGTCTTTGCACGTCCTTGACCGTGGCTGGAGAGGGCATTTCTACTATAGCGCGTACCTTCTCGGGGTCAACCTCAATACCTCGATTGGTGACTAGGTAGCccaggaattttcctgaggtgacTCCGAAGGTACATTTGGCGGGGTTGATCTTCATGTTGAATTTTCTCATTTGCGCAAAGATCTCCTTGATATCGTCTGCATGATCCTGGAGGAGTTCGATTTTGACAagcatgtcatctacatataccTCAAGGGATTTATGTATCCAAGCATCGAACATCTTCTCTACCATTAGTTGGTACGTGGCCCCTGCATTTTTCAACCCAAATGGCATTTTGGTATAGCAGTATAGGCCACGAGGGGTGAAAAAacggtatgctcttgatcttcctcgGCGAGGGGGAtctggttgtaaccagagtatccatccatgaaagatagcAGTCCATATTCTGATGTTGCTTCCACAAGTTGGTCTATGCTAGGTAGGGGAAAGCTGTCTTTCGGACAAGCTTTGTTCAGATCGCTAAAGTCAATACAGATCCTTACTCCTACATTCTTCTTTGGTACGATGACCATATTGGATATCCATGTTGGATATTTCACTTCTCGTATTACTCCTGATGCTTCCATCTTCTTCAATTCCTTTTGGATAGCTTCATTGTATTCTGGTGCCACCTTTCTCATCTTTTGCCATATAGGCTTATGCTTTGGGTCAATTTTTAAGTGGTGACAACATACTTCAGGGTctattcctggcatgtcttccatacTCCATGCAAAGACATCGGAATATTCCCTTAGGATCGTATCAgtttttcttcctcctcttcgCTGAGGACCGTCCCTATTTTTACCATGCCCGGTTTTTCGGGAGTTCTAATATTTACCTCCTTGGTTGGCTCCGAGGCTGAGAAGTTTGACTCGAGACTTCCAACATCGGAGAGTTTTTGTATGGGTTCCATGGGTGAGTCCGATGGGAGACATTAGTCTGTTATAGATTCGTCGCCTGACTGCCTGATTTCATTAGTTCTGCTATGTAATCGTCGATTTCTGCTTGGTGTTTGGCGTTCTTAGCTCGTCTCTTTCTGGACCTGGCGGAGTTCACTTTGTTCTTTCCATATTGGACTTCTACTTTGTAGAAATACTTTGCTTCTCCGGGATCTCCAGTGAATTCTGCCACCCCGTCAGGTGTAGGGAACCTTAGCTTCCGATGATATGTTGAGGCTACCCCTCTAATCCCATGGATCCAAGGTCGCCCCATAATTGTCGTGTAAGGTAATAATACATCTACCATGCAGACGGTGGTTGGGGTGACAATCTTGCCAGCCCTAATTTCTAACGTTATTTCGCCTTTAGGACGAGTTGTTGAGACGTTAAAGCCAAATATGTTATAAGTAGAGGGTGTGAGGTACTCATATTTGAGCCCCATTTTTCTGAATGTTTCGTAGAACAATATTTCTACTGAGCTGCCGCCGTCAATTAGGATTTTGGGCATATCCCATGGTAGTGCTCTGTTTTTTGCTCCCACGTCCTCGTGTTCGGGGAGTTTGATGGCCATCGTGACCACGAGAGGGTCGTTGTGGTTATGCTCTCCTTCTGGTGCTTCCGAGGCTGAAAAGATTATGGGAACTTTCATCCATTCCTGTAATGGGGGTTCCTTAGCCGTACTGAAAACTTCATCACCCTGGAAGTTACGTTTGTGTATTCGCCCTGCGATGCTCCATTTTCTCTCACAGGTGAGGTATTCGTCTAGTGCGAGATGGTGTTGCAATTAATGTTTTGTTCCTCGCAGGGGACTTCCATGCAACGGGGAGATGCCCATGCGGCTGGGGAGATCTCCGATTGTATGCTGTGTTTTTGGGACTCGGACTCGTTGACTTCGCTCTGTGAGGCCTTCGCCGATTCCCTACACGAGCATGTCGTGCTGCCATGGAAATGATGGGATTCAGGGGATTCGGTACGTTCTGGTGGCCCACCATATGATAGAATTCTAAGACGAATTTTCCTCGAGTTTTCTAGTTGTTTGGGGACTGCGAGATTCTCGGTCTCGCAGTCGAGCTGGGTTCCACCGGTTTGACTCCCTTCTCGCCTTCGTTTAGGATTAACGTCTCGGGGCCCTTCGGATGAACTAGCTTCGCGTTCAAGTATGCCTTGGCTCCTCCTATGGA encodes the following:
- the LOC113311435 gene encoding uncharacterized protein LOC113311435, with protein sequence MAIKLPEHEDVGAKNRALPWDMPKILIDGGSSVEILFYETFRKMGLKYEYLTPSTYNIFGFNVSTTRPKGEITLEIRAGKIVTPTTVCMVDVLLPYTTIMGRPWIHGIRGVASTYHRKLRFPTPDGVAEFTGDPGEAKYFYKVEVQYGKNKVNSARSRKRRAKNAKHQAEIDDYIAELMKSGSQATNL